Proteins found in one Anopheles aquasalis chromosome 3, idAnoAquaMG_Q_19, whole genome shotgun sequence genomic segment:
- the LOC126577406 gene encoding retinol dehydrogenase 14 isoform X2, producing the protein MSLLGFNDPLTAIASVITGLAIVLSLIKYYLYLTCGQFNSARRMDGKTVIITGANSGIGKETARDLARRGARIIMACRNMETAKQARDEIVQETNNQNVILLPLDLSSQGSVREFAAEVLRTERKLDVLVHNAGFAETFRKSKSVDGIEFTMATNHYGPFLLTHLLIDLLKRSEPSRIVIVASELYRFASVNLNNLNPVGSLPAYLYYVSKCANIMFTRELARRLAGTAVTVNCLHPGMIDSGIWRNVPFPLTLPMRVIKSFFKTPVEGAQTTLYLACSDEVQGVTGKYFMDCKEASLSAGISDMERARQLWEESAKIVKLTETDPKI; encoded by the exons ATGTCCCTACTTGGGTTCAACGATCCACTGACAGCGATCGCGTCCGTCATCACGGGACTCGCGATCGTACTGTCGCTGATCAAGTACTATCTGTATCTGACCTGTGGACAGTTTAACTCGGCC CGAAGAATGGACGGCAAAACGGTCATCATAACCGGGGCCAACTCGGGCATCGGGAAGGAGACGGCCCGTGATCTGGCACGGCGCGGTGCACGCATCATCATGGCCTGCCGGAACATGGAGACGGCCAAGCAGGCACGAG ATGAGATAGTGCAGGAAACGAACAACCAGAACGTGATCCTGCTGCCACTCGACCTGAGCTCGCAGGGTTCGGTCCGTGAGTTTGCGGCCGAGGTGCTGCGCACCGAGCGCAAGCTGGACGTGCTGGTCCACAATGCGGGCTTTGCCGAGACGTTCCGCAAGTCGAAGAGTGTCGACGGGATCGAGtttacgatggccaccaaTCACTACGGACCGTTTCTGCTCACCCATCTGCTGATCGATCTGCTGAAGCGGTCGGAACCGAGCCGGATTGTGATCGTCGCTTCCGAGCTGTACCGGTTTGCGTCGGTCAATCTTAACAATCTGAACCCGGTCGGCAGTCTCCCGGCGTACCTGTACTACGTGTCCAAGTGTGCCAACATCATGTTCACGCGCGAGTTGGCGCGCCGTCTCGCTGGGACCGCCGTCACGGTTAACTGTCTTCATCCGGGGATGATTGATTCTGGCATCTGGCGTAACGTACCGTTCCCGCTGACACTGCCGATGCGCGTGATCAAGAGCTTCTTCAAGACGCCCGTCGAGGGTGCACAAACGACGCTCTATCTGGCCTGTTCCGACGAGGTGCAGGGTGTTACCGGCAAGTACTTTATGGACTGCAAGGAGGCCAGTCTCAGTGCCGGCATCAGTGACATGGAGCGTGCCCGTCAGCTGTGGGAAGAGTCGGCCAAAATCGTCAAGCTGACCGAGACGGACCCGAAGATCTAG
- the LOC126577406 gene encoding retinol dehydrogenase 14 isoform X1, with product MSLLGFNDPLTAIASVITGLAIVLSLIKYYLYLTCGQFNSARRMDGKTVIITGANSGIGKETARDLARRGARIIMACRNMETAKQARDELMVETGNKQLIVKHIDVSSLASVRAFAKEIVAAEPVIDVLIHNAGVAQGFNNKVTEDGLEFTMATNYYGIFLLTHLLIEPLKKAEQGRIVVVSSKLYQYASLNPSNINSINPVNYFSLFPIYLYNLSKFAEIMFTQELARRLSGTKVTANCLHPGVIDTGIWRNVPFPINILFKPVQMCFRTPEEGARTSIYLSVSPDVESISGQYFRGCRVYGLNRRVQNVTKQRELWEASKKLVKLTDEDPQI from the exons ATGTCCCTACTTGGGTTCAACGATCCACTGACAGCGATCGCGTCCGTCATCACGGGACTCGCGATCGTACTGTCGCTGATCAAGTACTATCTGTATCTGACCTGTGGACAGTTTAACTCGGCC CGAAGAATGGACGGCAAAACGGTCATCATAACCGGGGCCAACTCGGGCATCGGGAAGGAGACGGCCCGTGATCTGGCACGGCGCGGTGCACGCATCATCATGGCCTGCCGGAACATGGAGACGGCCAAGCAGGCACGAG ACGAACTAATGGTAGAAACGGGCAACAAGCAGCTCATCGTGAAACACATCGATGTTAGCTCGCTTGCGTCGGTGCGAGCGTTCGCGAAAGAGATTGTGGCGGCGGAACCGGTGATCGACGTGCTGATCCACAATGCTGGTGTGGCGCAGGGCTTCAACAACAAGGTGACGGAAGATGGGCTCGAGTTTACGATGGCTACCAACTATTACGGGATCTTTCTGCTGACGCACCTGCTGATCGAACCGCTGAAGAAGGCGGAGCAAGGGCGCATTGTGGTGGTGTCATCGAAGCTGTACCAGTACGCCTCCCTTAACCCCTCGAACATTAACAGCATCAATCCGGTGAACTACTTCTCGCTCTTCCCGATCTACCTGTACAATCTGTCCAAGTTTGCCGAGATTATGTTCACGCAGGAGCTGGCACGGCGCCTGAGCGGCACCAAAGTGACGGCCAATTGTCTGCACCCGGGAGTAATCGATACCGGTATCTGGCGCAATGTACCGTTCCCGATTAACATCCTTTTCAAACCGGTCCAGATGTGTTTCCGTACGCCGGAAGAGGGTGCCCGGACGAGCATCTATTTGTCGGTTTCGCCGGACGTGGAGTCGATCAGTGGCCAGTACTTCCGGGGTTGTCGGGTGTACGGGTTGAATCGTCGCGTCCAGAACGTCACCAAGCAACGGGAGCTGTGGGAGGCTTCGAAGAAGTTGGTCAAGCTGACGGATGAGGATCCGCAGATCTAA
- the LOC126577406 gene encoding retinol dehydrogenase 14 isoform X3: MDGKTVIITGANSGIGKETARDLARRGARIIMACRNMETAKQARDELMVETGNKQLIVKHIDVSSLASVRAFAKEIVAAEPVIDVLIHNAGVAQGFNNKVTEDGLEFTMATNYYGIFLLTHLLIEPLKKAEQGRIVVVSSKLYQYASLNPSNINSINPVNYFSLFPIYLYNLSKFAEIMFTQELARRLSGTKVTANCLHPGVIDTGIWRNVPFPINILFKPVQMCFRTPEEGARTSIYLSVSPDVESISGQYFRGCRVYGLNRRVQNVTKQRELWEASKKLVKLTDEDPQI, from the exons ATGGACGGCAAAACGGTCATCATAACCGGGGCCAACTCGGGCATCGGGAAGGAGACGGCCCGTGATCTGGCACGGCGCGGTGCACGCATCATCATGGCCTGCCGGAACATGGAGACGGCCAAGCAGGCACGAG ACGAACTAATGGTAGAAACGGGCAACAAGCAGCTCATCGTGAAACACATCGATGTTAGCTCGCTTGCGTCGGTGCGAGCGTTCGCGAAAGAGATTGTGGCGGCGGAACCGGTGATCGACGTGCTGATCCACAATGCTGGTGTGGCGCAGGGCTTCAACAACAAGGTGACGGAAGATGGGCTCGAGTTTACGATGGCTACCAACTATTACGGGATCTTTCTGCTGACGCACCTGCTGATCGAACCGCTGAAGAAGGCGGAGCAAGGGCGCATTGTGGTGGTGTCATCGAAGCTGTACCAGTACGCCTCCCTTAACCCCTCGAACATTAACAGCATCAATCCGGTGAACTACTTCTCGCTCTTCCCGATCTACCTGTACAATCTGTCCAAGTTTGCCGAGATTATGTTCACGCAGGAGCTGGCACGGCGCCTGAGCGGCACCAAAGTGACGGCCAATTGTCTGCACCCGGGAGTAATCGATACCGGTATCTGGCGCAATGTACCGTTCCCGATTAACATCCTTTTCAAACCGGTCCAGATGTGTTTCCGTACGCCGGAAGAGGGTGCCCGGACGAGCATCTATTTGTCGGTTTCGCCGGACGTGGAGTCGATCAGTGGCCAGTACTTCCGGGGTTGTCGGGTGTACGGGTTGAATCGTCGCGTCCAGAACGTCACCAAGCAACGGGAGCTGTGGGAGGCTTCGAAGAAGTTGGTCAAGCTGACGGATGAGGATCCGCAGATCTAA